A DNA window from Tenuifilaceae bacterium CYCD contains the following coding sequences:
- the ybeY gene encoding endoribonuclease YbeY: protein MPIKYQSQDIKFVLKEKRKISRWINDVIKSHQRKLGNVSYIFCSNDYILDLNKQYLNHNYFTDIITFDYCSDNIVEGDIFISIDTVLDNSHRFKTNFSDELLRVIIHGVLHLVGFSDKTAKQQKQMRVLEDEALSIFYSYAD from the coding sequence ATGCCTATTAAATATCAGAGTCAAGATATAAAGTTTGTTTTAAAGGAAAAGAGAAAAATTAGCAGGTGGATAAACGATGTAATTAAATCCCATCAGAGAAAGTTAGGTAACGTAAGTTACATTTTTTGTTCTAACGATTACATTCTCGACTTAAATAAGCAATATTTAAATCATAATTATTTTACCGATATTATCACTTTTGATTATTGTTCCGACAATATAGTAGAAGGTGATATTTTTATTTCTATCGATACAGTTTTAGATAATTCACATCGTTTTAAAACAAATTTCTCCGATGAATTGTTAAGGGTAATAATTCATGGTGTTTTACATTTGGTTGGTTTTTCCGATAAGACTGCTAAGCAACAAAAGCAGATGCGAGTTTTGGAGGATGAGGCTTTAAGTATTTTTTATAGCTATGCAGATTAG